CACCGCAAGCGCAAGGACAAGGCGCTGCGCAAGCTCGAGGCGATGGCGGCGAACCTGGCACGGGTCAGCGATCTCACCGGCGAGATCCGCCGTCAGCTCGGCCCTCTCGCCAAGCAGGCCGACGTCGCCCGGCGCGCCCAGGTGGTCCAGGTGGACCTGCGCGATGCCCGGGCCAGGCTGCTCGCCGACGACCTCGTGCAGCTGACCTCCTCCCTCGCCCAGGAGATCGAGGACGAGACGGCGTTGCGCCAGGAGCGGGACGCCGTCGAGAAGGCGCAGCAGGACGCGCGTGCGGAACTGACACGACTGGAGGGCGAGGCCGCAGCCGCGGCGCCCGCCCTGAGCGAGGCGACCGAGATGTGGTACCGGCTCTCCTCGCTGCGCGAGCGCCTGCGCGGCACCGAGACCCTGGCCGCCGAGCGGTGCCGCCTCCTCGGAGCACCGGTGGCCGCCGAGGAGAACCGGCGTGACCCCGACGACCTCGAGGCCCAGGCCGCGCGGGCACGGGAGGCCGAGGCCGAGCTCGCCACCGAGGCGCAGCAAGCGCGGGAGGCGCTGGAGGCGGCGGTCGGCGAGCGCTCGCGCGCCGAGCAGCGTTCCGCCGAGGCCGAGAAGGCGCTGGCCGCCGTGCACCGGGGCGTCGCCGACCGGCGTGAGGGACTTGCGCGCCTGACCGGTCAGGTGGCGGCCACCCGCGGGAAGGTCGAGGCCGCCGAGGCCGAGCTGGAGCGGCTGCGCCACGACCTCGCCGCAGCGACCGAGCGCGCGCGCGCAGCCGGGCAGGAGTTCGCCGCGCTCGAACAGCAGGCCGTGGGTCAGGCCGAGGGTGAGGAAGACCTCGATGCCGCCCATGAGCGCGCGGTCGAGGCGCTTGAGCGGGCGCAGGAGGACGTCCGCGCGCTCACCGAGTCCGAGCGGGAGGCGGACGGTGCGCGCGCCACCGCGACGGCACGCCGCGATGCGCTCGCTCTCTCCCTCACCCGCAAGGACGCCACCGCCACGGTGCTCGAGGCGGACGGACTCATCGGGGTGCTCGGGCCGGTGGCCGAGCTGCTCACCGTGGAACCGGGATACGAGGCGGCCGTCACCGCGGCGCTCGGACCGCTCGCCGACGCGGCTGCGCTGGACTCGGTCGACGCCGCCGTCGACGCCCTGCGGCACGTCCGCGCCGAGGACGCCGGCCAGGCCAGACTGCTGCTCGCGCGGTCGCACGAGTCCGAGAGCGCATCCGAGCCGGCCCCGGAACCGAGCCCGGCGCCGCCGGCCGGCCGGTGGGCCGTCGAGGTGGTCCGCGGAGCCGAGTCGATCCGCGGCGCCCTGGCGCTGCTGCTGCGCGACGTCGTGGTGGTCGAGGATCTGGCGAGTGCGCGCCGGGTCTGCGCCGAGTCCGGCCGGCTCGTGGCCGTCACCCTCGACGGCGACGTGATCGGCCCTGCGCACGCCCGGGGCGGCAGCACCGCCGGACCCAGCGTGCTGGAGCTGCACGCCGCCCGGGAGGAGGCCGAGAAGCAGATCGCCGCGGCCGCCGCGCAGACCGAGCAGGCGCGGTTCGCGCTGGGCCCGGCGCGCGAGGCCGTCGCCTCCGCCCAGGCCGAGGTGGACCGTACCCTGACGGCGCTGCACGACTCCGATGCCGAGCTGGCGGCCGTAGCCGAGCGACTCGGTCAGCACGGGTCGGCCATGCGCGCGGCCAACGCCGAGGCCGAGCGGATCGCGCCGGCGATCGAGAAGGCCGAGCACGCCCGCACCGAGCACGCCGAGGCGCTCGCCGAGATCGCCGACCGGCTCGCCCGGGCCCAGCAGGAACCGGTCGAGAGCGAGAACGAGCTGGCCGCGGCGACCGAGGAGCGCGATCGGTGGTCCGAGGCCGCCACCACGGCCCGCGCCCAGGAGACCGATGCGCGGCTGGTGCTGCGCACGGTCGAGGAGCGCGTCCGGGCCCTGAGCGGGCGCGCGGAGTCCTTGGAGCGGGCCGCGAAGGCGGAGCGAGAGGCGCGCGAGGCCGCCGAGCGCCGCGCCCGCCGCCGCGCGGCGCAGGCGGAGGTGGCAGCCACCGTCCGGGAGGGTGCCACCCGGGCCCTGGCCGCGATCGAGCATTCGCTGCAGCTCGCGGCCGGACGTCGTCAGGGCGCCGAGGACGAACGCGCCCGCCGGGACGAGGCGCTGACCGAGGTGCGTGGCCGCCTCGACGAACTCTCCGCCCGCCACTCCCGGCTCACCGACGTGGTCCACCGGGACGAGGTCGCGCGCGCGGAACAGAAACTGCGTATCGATCAGCTCGAGCAGCGCGCCGTGGACGAGCTGGGCCTCGATCCCGAGGTGCTGGTCGCGGAGTACGGCCCCGACCAGCTCGTCCCACCGGTGCCCGCGCCGGGGCAGGAGGCCGCCGAGGAGCCCAGGCCGTACGTGCGGGCCGAGCAGGAGAAGCGGCTGCGAGCCGCCGAACGGGCGCTCACGCTGCTCGGCAAGGTGAACCCGCTGGCACTGGAGGAGCACGCGGCGCTGGAGGAGCGCCACAAGTTCCTCACCGACCAGTTGGCCGACCTGAAGAAGTCCCGAGCCGACCTGCTCGACATCGTCGCCCAGATCGACGCCCGGGTCGAGGAGGTCTTCACCTCCGCCTACGCCGACACCGCCGCCCAGTTCGAGCAGGTCTTCTCCCGACTCTTCCCCGGCGGCGAGGGTCGACTGGTCCTCACCGAACCCGGCGACATGCTGACCACCGGCATCGAGGTCGAGGCCCGGCCGCCCGGTAAGAAGGTGAAGCGGCTCTCGCTGCTCTCCGGCGGCGAACGATCGCTGACCGCTGTGGCGCTGCTGGTCGCGATCTTCAAGGCGCGGCCGAGTCCGTTCTACGTCATGGACGAGGTGGAGGCGGCGCTCGACGACGTCAACCTCGGCCGGTTGCTGGAGATCTTCCGCGAGCTGCGCTCGGACTCCCAGCTCATCGTGGTCACGCACCAGAAGCGTACGATGGAGATCGCGGACGCGCTCTACGGCGTCACGATGCGAGGCGACGGCGTCACCACCCTCATCAGCCAGCGCCTCGCCGAGCGTGAGGACGCCGGCTGAGCACCAGAGGCTGAGTCCTGACGGCTGTGTCCGAGGTCACCGGCCGGCACCGGCGCGACGCGGCGCGTCGCACAGCCGCGGCGCCGAACCGGCGCATACTCGCCCTGTGACCGGAGTGCTGCTCGTCCTGTTCGCCGCCATCAGTGCCGCGTTCGTCCTGTTGATCGCCCTGCTCCTACGCCGGCTCCCGGAGGAGGGCCTGCGCGTGTGGCTGCGCGAGTCGGTCGCCGGCCTCCGCCGCGAGACCGGGGCCTCCGCGCCCGCAGACCTCGATCGCGGCCGCGACCTCCTGGTCGCGGATCTGATGGCGATGGCCGAGGACGGCGAGGCCTACCACCGTCCGGTCGATCTCGGCTCGGTGGTCAAGCAGCGCTCGCCCAGCTGAGCATCCGGATTCGCACCATCGCTGCGGTGTGAGCGAGACTGGGCCGGTGGAGATCTTGGGTGATATCTGGCTGTATCTGGTTCTCGGCGTCCTGGTCGTCGTCGGCGGTGGCCTCGGGCTGCTACGCGGGCGCTCGGGCCGCCGCGCCGAGGGGACGCCGGAGGAGAGGACGCAGCAGCGGCCCGACTCCGACGTCGATTCCGACTCCGGCACCGCCACCCAGGCGCCGCCCGTCGGCACCGGTGACGCGCCGACGACGACGGCCACCGTCGAGCCGGCCCCGGCACTCGAGCGCCCTGAGCCGGTCGCCGGCCGGATGGTCAGGCTGCGCGAACGCCTGGCCCGTTCGGGCGGGCTCGGCAGCACGCTGCTCTCGCTGCTCTCCCGTGGTGACCTCGATGAGTCCGACTGGGAGGAGATCGAGGAGACGCTCCTGCTCGCCGACCTCGGCTCGGGCCCGACCGATGAACTGATGACGGCGCTACGCACCCGCGTCAAGGTGCTCGGCACCACCGACCCCGACCAGGTGCGCGCCCTGTTGCGGGAGGAGTTGCTCGCCCTGGTCGACCCCGGTATGGATCGCCGGCTGGCCGTCAGTCCGGTCACCGGCGATGACGGCCGGCCGCACCCGGCCACGGTGCTGGTGGTCGGCGTCAACGGCACCGGCAAGACCACCACGGTGGGCAAGCTGGCCCGTGTGCTGGTGGCCGAGGACAAGGACGTCCTGCTCGGTGCGGCCGACACCTTCCGGGCCGCCGCCGCCGAGCAGTTGGGCACCTGGGGCGAACGCGTCGGGGTCGGTGTCGTGCGCGCCGACCGGGAGGGTGCCGATCCCGCGTCGGTGGCCTTCGACGCCGTCAAGGCGGGCCGCGAGGCGGGCGTCGACACCGTGCTGGTCGACACGGCCGGGCGGTTGCAGAACAAGGCGGGCCTGATGGATGAGCTGGGCAAGATCCGCCGTGTCATCTCCCGCCACGCCCCGGTCAGTGAGGTGCTGCTCGTGCTCGATGCCACCACCGGTCAGAACGGGATGCGGCAGGCCCAGGTCTTCTCCGAGGCGGTGGACGTCACCGGCATCGTGCTGACCAAGCTCGACGGCACCGCCAAGGGGGGGATCGTCGTCGCCGTCCAGCGCGAGCTCGGGGTGCCGGTGAAGTTCGTCGGACTGGGGGAGGGGCCGGACGACCTCGCCCCGTTCGACCCGGCCGGGTTCGTGGACGCGCTGCTCTCCTGACGACGAGGCGCGTCCCAGCACCCGAGACATCCCCGGCGGTGAAACACGGTGTTCACATGAACGGGCGATCGGTCACCGTGCCGTAACACCAGCGGGTCACCCGGGAAACACCCGCCCTGCAGAGTCATCTCCCGAGACCGGCCGCCCGAGCCGGTGCTGGGAGAGATCTGCATGGAACCCTTTATCGACACGGGTATCACCGCCTGGATGCTGGTATCAGCCTCCCTGGTGCTGCTGATGACACCCGGTCTCGCCTTGTTCTACGGCGGGATGACCCGAGCCAAGTCCATCCTGAACATGATGATGATGTGCTTCGGGGCGATCGCCCTGATCGGCGTCATCTACCCCCTCTGGGGCTGGTCGATGTCCTACGGCGCCTCGATCGGCGGGATCGTCGGCAACCCCTTCGACCAGTTCGGACTGGGTGGCTCCTTCGACCCGATCGCCGTCCTGAACGAGGAGACCGGCGCGTCGATGCCCACGATGGTCGACGTCGGCTTCCAGGCGACCTTCGCCATCATCACCGTCGCCCTGATCGCCGGGGCGATCGCCGACCGCGTGAAGTTCTCCACCTGGATGGTCTTCGCGGGCCTGTGGACCACCATCGCCTTCTTCCCGATGGCCCACATGGTCTGGAGCGGTGGTTTCCTCTCCGACGACGGCCCCTTCGCCGGCATCGCCGCCCCCGTCGACTTCGCGGGGGGCACGGTCGTGCACATCAACGCCGGTGTCGCCGGCCTGGTCCTGGCCCTGATCGTCGGCAAGCGCAAGGGCTTCGGCACCGAGGCGCTCAAGCCCCACAACATGCCGCTGGTGATGCTGGGTGCCGCCCTGCTCTGGTTCGGCTGGTTCGGCTTCAACGCCGGATCCGCCTACGGCGCCGACGAGGTGGCGGGTCTGGCCTGGGTCAACACCACCACCGCGGCCGCAGCGGCCGTGCTGGGCTGGCTGCTCGTGGAGAAGATCAAGTACGGCAAGGCCACCTCACTCGGGGCCGCCTCGGGCATCGTGGCCGGTCTGGTGGCCATCACCCCGGCCGCGGGTGCGCTGACCCCCGTCACCTCGATCGCCCTGGGCGCCGTCGCGGGCGTGCTGTGTGCCCTGGCCGTGGGACTCAAGCACAAGCTCGGCTACGACGACTCCCTCGACGTGGTCGGGGTGCACCTGGTCGGTGGCCTGGTCGGCACCGTGCTGATCGGCTTCCTGGCCACCGACGGTGGTCTGTTCTTCGGCGACGGCGTCAACCTGCTCGTCGTGCAGGTCCTGATCGCGTTGGTCGCCGTGCTCTTCTCTGGCATCGTCACCCTGGTGATCGGCCTGATCCTCAAGGCCGCCATGGGATGGCGCGTCGCCGAGGAGGACGAGGTGCGCGGGATCGACCTGGCCGAGCACGCTGAGACCGCCTACGAGGGGATCAACTCATGAAGCTCATCACCGCAGTGATCCAGCCCCACAAGCTGGACGAGGTCAAGGCGGCCCTGTCCGCCGCCGGAGTCCGGGGCCTGACCGTCAGCGAGGCCTCCGGGTACGGACGCCAGAAGGGCCACACCGAGGTCTACCGCGGTGCGGAGTACACGGTGGACCTGGTCCCCAAGGTCCGGGTGGAGGTGCTCGTCGACGACGCTGATGCCGCCAACCTGGCGCAGGTCGTGGTCGGCGCGGCACAGTCCGGCAAGATCGGCGACGGGAAGGTCTGGATCTCGCCGGTGGAGGACGTCATCCGCGTCCGCACCGGTGCCAACGGTCCCGACGCGCTCTGACCGCGATGTCACTTCCGTCCCACGACGGGCGCCCGGAGGCCCCGCAGCCGTTGCTGCGGGGCCTCCGGTCCGCTCGCCTCGAGGTCCCGCCCGGCGGCGGCCATGCCTACCGGGAGCGGCTGGCGGTCCTGACCGACGCGGCGCTCGCCCAGCTGTGGCTGGAGGCGACCTCGAGCACCGGGATCGACCCGTCCTCCGGGATCGCCCTGACCGCCGTCGGGTCCCATGGCCGCCGCGACGCCGGACCGGCCAGCGATCTGGACCTCATGCTCGTCCACGACGGCCGGACGCACTCCCACGACGCGGTCGCCGCGCTCGCCGAGAGCCTGTGGTACCCGATCTGGGACAGCGGGATCGACCTCGACCACTCGGTCCGCACCCTGGCCGAGTGCCGGCATGTGGCCTCCGCCGACCTGCCGGCCGCCGTCGGACTGCTGGACGTGCGCTGCGTCGCCGGTGACATGGCGGTGCTCCATCATGCGCGCTCGGCCGTGCTGGCTGACTGGCGCTCCTCCGCCCGCCGCCGCCTGCCGGAGCTGACGGGCTCGACCGCTGAGCGGGGTGAACGCCATGGCGAGCTCGCCTACCTCATCGAGCCGGACCTGAAGGAGGCCCGTGGAGGGCTGCGCGACGCCGTCGTCCTGCGGGCCCTGGCGGCCACATGGCTCACCGACCGTCCGCACGGGGGAGTGGACCGGGCCTACGAGCACCTCCTCGACGTGCGGGACGCCCTGGCGCGGGTGACCGGCAGGCCGGTCAACCGGCTGCTGCGGGTCTACGCCGACGACGTCGCGCACCTGCTGGGCCACGAGCACCCCGACGATCTGCTGGCCGCCATCGCTCAGTCCGGCCGGGTCATCTCCTACGCGCTCGACACGACCGTGCGGCACGCGCGGCAGGCCCTGCGCAAGCCCTCGCTGAGCCTG
Above is a window of Ruania suaedae DNA encoding:
- the smc gene encoding chromosome segregation protein SMC; this translates as MHLKTLTLRGFKSFASATTLSLEPGITCVVGPNGSGKSNVVDALAWVMGEQGAKSLRGGAMADVIFAGTSSRPPLGRAEVSLTIDNADGALPIEYSEVTISRTLFQGGGSEYAINGNACRLLDIQDLLSDSGLGREMHVIVGQGRLDAVLQATAEERRGFIEEAAGVLKHRKRKDKALRKLEAMAANLARVSDLTGEIRRQLGPLAKQADVARRAQVVQVDLRDARARLLADDLVQLTSSLAQEIEDETALRQERDAVEKAQQDARAELTRLEGEAAAAAPALSEATEMWYRLSSLRERLRGTETLAAERCRLLGAPVAAEENRRDPDDLEAQAARAREAEAELATEAQQAREALEAAVGERSRAEQRSAEAEKALAAVHRGVADRREGLARLTGQVAATRGKVEAAEAELERLRHDLAAATERARAAGQEFAALEQQAVGQAEGEEDLDAAHERAVEALERAQEDVRALTESEREADGARATATARRDALALSLTRKDATATVLEADGLIGVLGPVAELLTVEPGYEAAVTAALGPLADAAALDSVDAAVDALRHVRAEDAGQARLLLARSHESESASEPAPEPSPAPPAGRWAVEVVRGAESIRGALALLLRDVVVVEDLASARRVCAESGRLVAVTLDGDVIGPAHARGGSTAGPSVLELHAAREEAEKQIAAAAAQTEQARFALGPAREAVASAQAEVDRTLTALHDSDAELAAVAERLGQHGSAMRAANAEAERIAPAIEKAEHARTEHAEALAEIADRLARAQQEPVESENELAAATEERDRWSEAATTARAQETDARLVLRTVEERVRALSGRAESLERAAKAEREAREAAERRARRRAAQAEVAATVREGATRALAAIEHSLQLAAGRRQGAEDERARRDEALTEVRGRLDELSARHSRLTDVVHRDEVARAEQKLRIDQLEQRAVDELGLDPEVLVAEYGPDQLVPPVPAPGQEAAEEPRPYVRAEQEKRLRAAERALTLLGKVNPLALEEHAALEERHKFLTDQLADLKKSRADLLDIVAQIDARVEEVFTSAYADTAAQFEQVFSRLFPGGEGRLVLTEPGDMLTTGIEVEARPPGKKVKRLSLLSGGERSLTAVALLVAIFKARPSPFYVMDEVEAALDDVNLGRLLEIFRELRSDSQLIVVTHQKRTMEIADALYGVTMRGDGVTTLISQRLAEREDAG
- the ftsY gene encoding signal recognition particle-docking protein FtsY; this encodes MEILGDIWLYLVLGVLVVVGGGLGLLRGRSGRRAEGTPEERTQQRPDSDVDSDSGTATQAPPVGTGDAPTTTATVEPAPALERPEPVAGRMVRLRERLARSGGLGSTLLSLLSRGDLDESDWEEIEETLLLADLGSGPTDELMTALRTRVKVLGTTDPDQVRALLREELLALVDPGMDRRLAVSPVTGDDGRPHPATVLVVGVNGTGKTTTVGKLARVLVAEDKDVLLGAADTFRAAAAEQLGTWGERVGVGVVRADREGADPASVAFDAVKAGREAGVDTVLVDTAGRLQNKAGLMDELGKIRRVISRHAPVSEVLLVLDATTGQNGMRQAQVFSEAVDVTGIVLTKLDGTAKGGIVVAVQRELGVPVKFVGLGEGPDDLAPFDPAGFVDALLS
- a CDS encoding ammonium transporter, whose amino-acid sequence is MLVSASLVLLMTPGLALFYGGMTRAKSILNMMMMCFGAIALIGVIYPLWGWSMSYGASIGGIVGNPFDQFGLGGSFDPIAVLNEETGASMPTMVDVGFQATFAIITVALIAGAIADRVKFSTWMVFAGLWTTIAFFPMAHMVWSGGFLSDDGPFAGIAAPVDFAGGTVVHINAGVAGLVLALIVGKRKGFGTEALKPHNMPLVMLGAALLWFGWFGFNAGSAYGADEVAGLAWVNTTTAAAAAVLGWLLVEKIKYGKATSLGAASGIVAGLVAITPAAGALTPVTSIALGAVAGVLCALAVGLKHKLGYDDSLDVVGVHLVGGLVGTVLIGFLATDGGLFFGDGVNLLVVQVLIALVAVLFSGIVTLVIGLILKAAMGWRVAEEDEVRGIDLAEHAETAYEGINS
- a CDS encoding P-II family nitrogen regulator, whose product is MKLITAVIQPHKLDEVKAALSAAGVRGLTVSEASGYGRQKGHTEVYRGAEYTVDLVPKVRVEVLVDDADAANLAQVVVGAAQSGKIGDGKVWISPVEDVIRVRTGANGPDAL
- a CDS encoding [protein-PII] uridylyltransferase, whose amino-acid sequence is MSLPSHDGRPEAPQPLLRGLRSARLEVPPGGGHAYRERLAVLTDAALAQLWLEATSSTGIDPSSGIALTAVGSHGRRDAGPASDLDLMLVHDGRTHSHDAVAALAESLWYPIWDSGIDLDHSVRTLAECRHVASADLPAAVGLLDVRCVAGDMAVLHHARSAVLADWRSSARRRLPELTGSTAERGERHGELAYLIEPDLKEARGGLRDAVVLRALAATWLTDRPHGGVDRAYEHLLDVRDALARVTGRPVNRLLRVYADDVAHLLGHEHPDDLLAAIAQSGRVISYALDTTVRHARQALRKPSLSLRPTVVRGRRRPPRLRPVAPGLVEHDGELVLGIDARPQIDAELPLRAAATAARSKLPLSPVTITSLQQAPALATPWPESTREHLLALLGSGEAQVPLWEALDLAGLVTRWFPEWAAVRNRPQRSPVHVYTVDRHLVQTAANVRVAATATGRDVLLWAAIFHDIGKVAGADDHSLAGAHIVAGLLERIGVPEPHRADVVTLVRHHLLLAETATSQDVDEPRVAQDVARALAWRGKMVELLRILTEADARAAGPKAWTAWRAQLVDTLTANVLRACAEGPRD